CAGTTTGGTTGAGATGACTAACATCACCCCACGATTTTATGGTCCACTCATCCCCATCCGACAAGTGAAGGATGTTGACGGATGTATTCAGTACCTTTCCTCTAGACCTTCCATTTGGGCAAGCTCGCTTGTACAGTGATCTGACGACTCCCCCATGAGTGACCACAACCACTCGTTCTCCTGCAACCAATTAAAGCAGCTTATAACTGGTCATTCTCCACTTAGAATGTCTTATAGTAGTTCAATATGTAACTTTTAATACAGTTACTGAAGAAAGAATAACAATACAACCTTCCAAGTTTCTGAAAATTTTCACTGGAAAAGTTCTGAATGACCTACACATACCTTTATGCTTTCTACCAATTCTCTCCAATGAAGATGTGCAACGTTCATAAAGTTGGTCAAGACTTTCTCCACCGCCCTGAAAATGTAGTGTAGTGTAGTGTAAAGGGATAGATTCCAACAACGTTTCTGtttatcacaaaacaaaaatttcatgcACATAcgatatttaaattacttactATTAATCATATTTCTTCAGGTATCTCACTCTCTCTTATCTTAGTGCATAAGGAATTACTTACTCAGAGACAATATGTTGACATGATAACACAGAGATTATTTCTAGTCCTATTCAAGATAGAAGATGGCCGTGGTAATTATACAAGTTTAATAGCCCAAGAGAGAGGAAGATTATGCGAGTCCCAGGTCCTGTTTCTTGCACTGGAAGATTCTCATGTCCAGTTATTTcagcaaaaataaaatcacttaaaaagTAATTGCACATGAAATAGAAGCCATGCTGAGCCTAGGTCAGCTTGAAACACAAATTTACAGTTCAAGGTCTAAAAGCCTTAACTGAGCCAGTATTACTTGGCCTCAAATTTGTGGAACAAACTTCAAACTGACGCTGCTGACCCTAGCCAGCATAGATATAGCAGACCATTCAAGAATTAGCCACCAATTTCAGATATATTCTTCACCACTTGCTTCCCTTTGAACCCGTCACTGGACTGATCGTGTTTGACAGTTTAGAGACTATccacattcttttttcttttttttttttgtcggggaacctctccaaggcagggcccttcgtaCAACTCCTGCAGACTCGCAGAGTAAACCCTGGTCTCTTGCACCGCACTTTTAGAAGTTTACTTAcacagaactggttaaatcgctgacttTTCACTAGGAGGTGTGGTCCCAAAGAATTGTTTGCACCTATAAGGtattgaaccttggaccttgaagggtgTGATACCTCAAGACCAAGACCTTCActacttgggccaacccctttgGGTTCTATCCACattcttatatattagtaatgcCACCAACAACCTAAGTTCCCCTACCATGAgcaacattaaaattaaaaactgcAGATGTTGTTATGGAgatattgtgataccccatatgataaggataaatgtaggtggtgaatgagatcccacattgcttgggaaggaaaagttcttgctctttataaggttttaatggggctctaattgtatcattgactagtccttttagagtataggccatgtggtttgggccttccattgaggctttacaaatagtatcagagcctatcccaactagaaatgtgggacaTGAGCCGTGCCGCCTACAAcagacaggcccgacgaggacgttgggaatttaaggggggtagattgtgataccccatatgataataataagggtaggtggtgaatgagatcccacattgcttgggaaggaaaagttcttgctctttataacgtttcaatggggctccaattgtatcattgactagtcattttggagtatagaccatgtggtttgggtcttcaaTTGGGGCGTTACACCCATTCTGCAGCTCTTATCACAAGCCATAAGGTTCCCCAATGGTGTAATACAACTCTAAAAGTACAAACAGAGTACTTACTGGAATTTCCTGATCTGTCTTGTGATTTAAAAAGGCCCGGTAAGCCTCAGGACTAAGTTTGGCTGCTTCACGTAGTACAAGTCCTTGAAGATCTCCCAAGTGTCTTTCCCGTAGATCAGGCTCTTTAATAACctgaaattaaaattcaacAGATACTAGATTATTGACTTTCTCTAAATACAGAGTGTTAAGATATCATGTAATGTAATTACCAACTTTTCCATGTAAAAGTAATAATACTTATGACggttacatataaaaataaagaaagaaattatgtgtgtgagagagagagagagaagacagaGAGAATACAATaccataaaaatatttccaaactAAATTCAACTACATACCTTATTATGAAAAATCCCCCCCACCCTCCCTTTTTTAAAGTAGAAACTGATTAGATATTTTATTCAGTCAAATTCAAAgatatacaagaaaaataacaaattaggATTTGTTTCACATTGATGGTACTAAAATCCTATTGCTCTTGTCCACAAGTAGTTGAACCAAATAAGgaaaagaagatgagatgataaatgagaTATTCAATTACATGAAACAGTAACCCTAGAATACCCAAGTTGATTTTGTGGTTCAAGTGAAAGGTGCTCAAGGCCAAAGGCCTGAGAATGGGGTCGGTCAATTATGATATgtcaataaagaaaatcatcaCTTCACTTGTAATTCAGCAAATGATAGGGCCTTACATTGTGTTACAGCAGCAAAAATGAGGCGAACCTCAAGTAGTTTCTGGAAGAAGTTTAGTTGGGTTGATTATAAAACCATGATTCCAAGAATATGTTACTAGTTCTGTTTATTACCAAACACCATTATTCATGTTGCTTTCTTTATACATGTATGtttaccatttatatatatatatattttatgaattatttttttatgtaccTGTTATAGAATAAATACTtgcaaataaaaattgattACACCAAAGAAAATGACTTCAATGTGACTACTCTATAGTCTATACATAACTAGAATCCGAATTGAAATCGAGAATCAGAATTGAAATTAGTCGTCATCTCCTCACATATGTTCAAGTAAATACAACAAATTGGAACTTCAAGAAAGTAGCTTCTCAATGCATACCTCTAGCCCACCACAGCAGGTTGCAATTATCTGTGCAGTTTCAAGAGCCCTTTTCAAGTCTGAAGAGTATACGACGGAGATTTTACCCTCCCTGGATAGTCTATCAGCAACCTTTaagtaaatataattaaatagtaaGGTCGAGGCAATCGAGATAACCTTTCAAAGGTTTATAACcaattattttggtttttaatgCAAAACTAAGCAAgcaatatatagatgataactTACTGCAGATGCTTGTTGTCTCCCAGAATCATttagttcaacatccaaatgtccctgtttaaatatgtttaatgcAAAAGTAGAAAGATTGGCAAAAATCAGAACCAGAAAAAAGGATTCGAACACGGTCTACTATATTACAAGTGAGCACGAGTCGAAAGGTGTAAAATGTATATTTCACTCCCCGATGGGCGTTCACAGTCTAGATTATACAAATACATATAGGAGGATTGATAAGAAAACgatatgaataaatatggagCTGAATTGGGATTTGTAGGATTATGTTCCATGTTCCATGTCCCATATAAATGCTATTTGAATTTGTTAATTTTcgtaaaaaaattagaatcacTAATCTGGAAATATAAAACAACACCACTATTATAGAGCACAGTCCAATTATAAATacgattttaacaaaaaaataaataaatcaattaaaagtGCCACATCTCATATGCTTTAGGAAGGCCCCAAATCTAACTAGGTATATCTAAGTGTTCATTTGACGATAAATTTGGATTTACGAGCAGAAAATCAACGAAACAGCAGACTTTACAAACTCGAGCAAGCCAGTTTGACAtcctaaaaaaaacaaaacggacCTGAATCCTTCCATCAGCATTCCACTCCGTTTCCCCATGACGCACCACGACAATCTCAGCATAAATCGGATTTAGCACGctgcaaaaaagaaatcaacgttaaagctagagagagagagagagagagagagtgagggagagaaatCGTTTAATAGAGGAATGAGAAATGGGGGGTCGGATCAGACCTAGAATCGACGTCGGACATGACGACGAGTAAAGGTGAAGCTTGGAGGTGGAGGTATGAGGATGGATTGGCCGTGAAGCTGAAGCAGTGTTAGGAGAAGATTGGAAGACAGGAGCGGAGTGCTGGAATTACACTACATTTATAACTTCCAATTCATAGCATTTTATTCAGTCGTTCATCATTAGAACCTGATTCCCTGTTCCTCTATTGGGCCGAAGAACCAGATTCTGTGCTCATTGCCCAATGTTTAAGATTCTTTACGTTTTTCTTTTCGGAATAATCATCCAAAACAATCATTGAATTGCCTCGATTATTTACACAAATCAAATAAgatgaaagataaaatttaaataaaatcttattaaaatataatttttatttttaaatttaaaaaattgaattattttttatattttatttgagaatttaaaaaattataataattagatgagatgagatgatttatgaaaacaaaccgGACTACTTGTTACATTtcataaaatagattaaaagattttttttttcaattatcctATTTATTCTGCTGTTTTATTAGAGATGGATGAATCTTAtttatctaaatattatttaaatataaatattttttaatttcttcatttaattattatctaatcattacaaattccacaaattttaaaataaaatataaaaattaattcaaattttttaaattccaaattaaaaaattatattttaattttataatatttttattcaattttttatctctcatttttcaaaatctcataaaacatcttatctcaaattatttcactactatttataattttttcatcttatctcatctcattttaagaGAATTATGAAACACtttacaagagaaaaaaaagtatgtaAGTACCTCTATACACTCATCTCCTTCAAAAGTGGACATCCTTTCTTCAAATGGTTGTTTTCATTGTTACTTCAAAGTTTCACTTGCTTTACTTCCCTGTCATATTCTCAGCATCATTATTATGAAACATTTCTTTCTTAGGAtgcaaaagtaaaaataaataaatcaataaatgcttattttgaaaaaaatataatatatatttcgtTTTCCCATTGCTTATCATTACCTTTATATTTTTCTAGGACCTTTGAGGGTACAAGGATCTCGTTCATCTTTTACAAGAGatgtttattgattttattattaattattaattagttacttttaattattaattatttaaataaacatCTACTTAAAATGTACTGTTTGGGTATAAAATGTAATGAGTTTATAGGTTATAGTCCAGCCCATAATGCATTCAAAGCCCACAACAGTAGAAGAAAGATGagacaaaagacaaattgtCTAACCTGTTAGTTGTAACCAGTTTTAGAAGACATAAAACTGGCTGACAACACAAGAGTCAATGAAATAATTGACTAGAAACTGGCAAAGACAAAAcataaatgaaggaaaagagatgaagtttggatggtgagttgagatgaaaattgaataaatattattagaatattattttttaatattatttttattttgagatttgaaaaagttgaattttttattgtattttatctaagaatttgagaaaattataataattagatgagataagatgtgtGAGGAGAGAAATCCCTAAGGACCGAACCTAGGCCCATGTATAAGGCCTAGACTAGGCGGGGTCGGCCCGGAAGG
This window of the Juglans regia cultivar Chandler chromosome 12, Walnut 2.0, whole genome shotgun sequence genome carries:
- the LOC109018973 gene encoding phosphoglycerate mutase-like protein 4; this translates as MSDVDSSVLNPIYAEIVVVRHGETEWNADGRIQGHLDVELNDSGRQQASAVADRLSREGKISVVYSSDLKRALETAQIIATCCGGLEVIKEPDLRERHLGDLQGLVLREAAKLSPEAYRAFLNHKTDQEIPGGGESLDQLYERCTSSLERIGRKHKGERVVVVTHGGVVRSLYKRACPNGRSRGKVLNTSVNILHLSDGDEWTIKSWGDVSHLNQTGFLESGFGGDKTSG